One Bacillus amyloliquefaciens DSM 7 = ATCC 23350 DNA window includes the following coding sequences:
- a CDS encoding ABC transporter ATP-binding protein, with the protein MSLLTFQQTGYWYQDKSQPLFQDITISFEKGKFYTIVGASGTGKTTFLSLAGGLDTPKEGSILYNGEDISKIGLTKFRNQYVSIVFQSYNLIPYMTALQNITTAMEITGSKEKNKDAFALSMLERVGITEQQARQRVLTLSGGQQQRVSIARAFCCDTDLICADEPTGNLDEDTSKEIVRLFQDLAHKESKCVIMVTHDEQISKVSDINIRLSRGSFTVKENGTAVS; encoded by the coding sequence ATGAGCCTATTAACCTTTCAACAGACCGGCTATTGGTACCAAGACAAATCACAGCCGCTGTTTCAGGATATAACGATCAGCTTTGAAAAAGGGAAGTTTTATACAATTGTCGGCGCCTCCGGAACGGGGAAAACAACGTTTCTGTCTCTGGCGGGCGGTCTTGACACACCTAAAGAGGGAAGCATCCTTTATAACGGAGAAGATATCTCCAAAATCGGACTGACCAAATTCAGAAATCAATATGTCTCTATCGTCTTTCAATCTTATAATCTGATTCCGTATATGACAGCGCTCCAGAATATCACAACGGCGATGGAGATTACCGGATCTAAAGAGAAAAACAAAGATGCGTTCGCGCTCAGCATGCTGGAAAGAGTGGGTATTACGGAACAGCAGGCCCGGCAGCGGGTGCTGACATTAAGCGGCGGACAGCAGCAGCGGGTTTCGATTGCGCGGGCTTTCTGCTGTGACACGGATTTAATTTGTGCGGACGAGCCGACGGGAAACCTCGACGAGGATACGTCAAAGGAAATCGTCCGGCTCTTTCAGGATCTGGCGCATAAAGAAAGCAAATGCGTCATCATGGTCACGCATGATGAACAAATTTCCAAAGTTTCGGATATCAACATCCGCTTATCAAGAGGAAGTTTCACCGTAAAAGAAAACGGCACAGCCGTTTCCTGA
- a CDS encoding YjcZ family sporulation protein, with amino-acid sequence MMGYSGGGISSFALIVVLFILLVIVGTAFVGGY; translated from the coding sequence ATGATGGGATACTCAGGTGGCGGAATCAGCTCTTTCGCTTTGATCGTTGTTTTATTTATCCTGTTAGTAATTGTAGGTACTGCCTTCGTCGGCGGTTACTAA
- a CDS encoding iron chelate uptake ABC transporter family permease subunit, with product MSHNKKITLLAALAIICIGFFLFYGLGNWEYSLPRRCFKVLAMMLTGGAIAFSTVIFQTITNNRILTPGILGLDSLYMLIQTVIVFLFGSMNIVMMNKNLNFVISVGLMVLLSLVLYQLMFKGEGRNVFFLLLVGVVFGTLFNSLSSFMQMLIDPNEFQVVQDKMFASFNNINTDLLGFAGAVFLLTGIYVWRFTRFFDVLSLGREHAVNLGIDYDKLVKQMLIVVAILVSVSTALVGPIMFLGLLVVNLAREFLKTYRHTYLIAGSVLISIVALVGGQFVVEKVFTFSTTLSVIINFAGGIYFIYLLLKENKSW from the coding sequence ATGAGTCATAATAAAAAAATTACGCTGCTGGCGGCGCTCGCCATTATATGTATCGGATTCTTTCTGTTCTACGGATTGGGCAATTGGGAATACTCCCTGCCGAGACGATGCTTCAAAGTGCTTGCCATGATGCTCACCGGAGGAGCGATCGCATTTTCAACGGTCATCTTCCAGACGATTACAAATAACCGCATACTGACACCGGGCATTTTAGGCCTCGATTCCCTGTATATGCTCATTCAGACCGTCATCGTGTTCCTGTTCGGTTCAATGAATATCGTCATGATGAACAAAAACCTTAATTTCGTCATCTCCGTCGGGCTGATGGTGCTCTTGTCACTCGTTTTGTATCAGCTCATGTTTAAAGGCGAGGGGCGGAACGTGTTTTTCCTTCTGCTTGTCGGCGTCGTGTTCGGCACGCTGTTCAACAGTCTGTCATCGTTTATGCAGATGCTGATTGATCCGAATGAGTTCCAGGTTGTTCAGGACAAAATGTTTGCCAGCTTTAACAATATCAACACCGATCTTTTAGGATTCGCCGGTGCTGTCTTTCTTCTGACAGGCATTTATGTCTGGCGGTTCACGCGGTTCTTTGACGTGCTGTCGCTCGGCCGGGAACACGCCGTCAACCTTGGGATTGATTACGATAAGCTTGTGAAACAGATGCTCATTGTCGTCGCTATACTTGTGTCCGTCTCTACGGCTCTTGTCGGGCCGATCATGTTTTTAGGGCTGCTTGTCGTCAATCTGGCGAGAGAGTTTTTAAAAACCTACAGGCACACGTATTTAATTGCGGGTTCTGTTCTGATCAGCATTGTTGCGCTTGTCGGAGGCCAGTTCGTCGTGGAGAAAGTGTTCACGTTTTCCACAACGCTGAGCGTCATCATTAATTTTGCCGGCGGGATTTATTTCATCTATTTGCTGTTAAAGGAGAATAAATCATGGTAG
- a CDS encoding PhrC/PhrF family phosphatase-inhibitory pheromone: protein MKLKSKWFVICLAAAAIFTAAGVSQTDQAEFHVAERGMT, encoded by the coding sequence ATGAAATTGAAATCTAAATGGTTTGTTATTTGTTTAGCAGCCGCCGCGATTTTTACAGCTGCAGGTGTAAGCCAGACAGATCAGGCTGAATTCCATGTGGCTGAAAGAGGAATGACGTGA
- a CDS encoding ABC transporter permease, translating to MNFIKRAFWSMKAKKGKTLLQLIVFSVICIFVLSGLTIQSAAKKSSELARQQLGGSVTLQVDRQKQMAQQQKDGEKRTFESTPISVSDAKKLTSLQHVKNYNFLTTASANAESFDAIESSDASADNNSGGSRFQGGGRQMMSADISIEGVLSTALLDDFTDGSSKITDGRAITKTDADAKVAVINKTLADQNKLKVGGSITVSSASDDSVKTKLKIVGIYKTTSSGDDQAQHFSFLNPDNKIYTPYTAAAALKGSDNKNKISSAVYYMDDAKYIDSFVAAAKKTSIDYKTYTLTTNDQVYQQMVGPIENVASFSKNVVYLVSIAGAVILGLIVMMSIRERKYEMGVLMAIGEKRWKLIGQFLTEILAVAVIAIGIASVTGSLVANQLGNQLLSQQVSSADDSQQQASGWGGGEMPRGGGMFGRHSSSTDVISTMQVNVSLNDLLILGGIGIAIAVIATLLPSVSVMRLHPKTILTKQE from the coding sequence ATGAATTTTATAAAAAGAGCCTTTTGGAGCATGAAGGCAAAAAAGGGAAAAACATTATTGCAGCTGATTGTGTTTTCGGTGATTTGTATTTTTGTCCTGTCCGGCCTTACGATCCAGTCAGCGGCAAAGAAATCAAGCGAACTGGCCAGGCAGCAGCTCGGCGGGAGTGTCACACTCCAGGTTGACCGCCAAAAGCAAATGGCGCAGCAGCAAAAAGACGGTGAAAAAAGGACGTTTGAATCAACGCCGATTTCCGTCTCGGATGCCAAGAAGCTTACATCTTTACAGCACGTGAAAAATTACAACTTTCTCACGACAGCGTCAGCAAACGCAGAAAGCTTTGACGCGATAGAAAGCTCAGACGCATCAGCCGATAACAATTCCGGCGGAAGCCGTTTTCAAGGCGGCGGAAGACAGATGATGTCAGCGGACATTTCGATCGAAGGCGTGCTCTCTACGGCACTGCTTGACGATTTCACGGACGGCAGCTCAAAAATCACGGACGGCCGCGCCATCACAAAAACAGATGCGGACGCAAAAGTCGCAGTGATCAATAAAACACTGGCAGATCAAAACAAGCTGAAGGTCGGCGGCTCCATTACCGTTTCCTCAGCATCAGATGATTCGGTGAAAACGAAGCTTAAAATTGTGGGAATCTATAAAACAACATCTTCCGGAGATGATCAGGCACAGCATTTTTCATTCTTAAATCCTGATAACAAAATCTATACGCCTTACACCGCCGCAGCGGCGTTAAAAGGATCTGACAACAAAAACAAAATCAGCTCAGCCGTTTATTACATGGATGATGCCAAATATATTGACTCATTCGTTGCGGCTGCGAAAAAAACATCCATAGATTATAAAACGTACACGCTGACGACGAATGATCAGGTGTATCAGCAAATGGTCGGCCCGATTGAAAATGTCGCGTCGTTTTCTAAAAACGTGGTGTATCTTGTATCCATCGCGGGCGCGGTCATTCTCGGATTAATCGTGATGATGTCGATCAGGGAACGCAAGTATGAAATGGGTGTCTTAATGGCGATCGGCGAAAAACGCTGGAAGCTCATCGGACAATTCCTAACGGAAATACTGGCGGTCGCCGTCATCGCCATCGGTATCGCATCTGTCACAGGCAGCCTTGTAGCGAATCAGCTCGGAAACCAGCTTCTTTCTCAGCAGGTCAGCTCAGCCGATGATTCACAGCAGCAAGCAAGCGGCTGGGGCGGCGGAGAAATGCCGCGCGGAGGCGGTATGTTCGGCCGGCATTCATCAAGCACGGACGTCATCAGCACGATGCAGGTAAACGTCTCGCTGAATGACCTTCTGATTCTTGGCGGTATCGGCATCGCGATTGCCGTCATCGCCACATTACTGCCGTCTGTATCAGTCATGCGGCTTCATCCTAAAACCATCCTGACCAAGCAGGAATAA
- a CDS encoding sensor histidine kinase, translated as MMRIKYLYQLLLSHVSILILAFFIIISLFSHFVKDFAYQNKVDELSSYAQQITSELNGRDLDLRRLYPYQDMLKTRETRFIIFDEHQRPYFFPDDMPPREKLKNKEWHMLKQGKTVQIRAEMNRFNTEGLEVSLVAKPLFINDQFKGAVLLVSPVRGVEQMISQVNRYMFYAIISTLIITILLSWLLSKLHVKRIQTLRDATGKVASGDYDISLKNSGGDEIGMLASDFNTMAHNLKQSREQIDRLEKRRRQFIADVSHELRTPLTTINGLVEGLNSNTIPEKDKEKCFSLISEETKRMLRLVKENLDYEKIRSQQIKLDKLSLPLIEVFEIIKEHLNQQAEEKQNRLRIQVEAGVKVFADYDRLIQILVNITKNSIQFTQNGDITLRGYEGYKETIIEIEDTGIGISKEEIEHIWERFYKADVSRTNTAYGEYGLGLSIVKQLVELHKGTIDINSEKGQGTTFTIRLPLNTKNE; from the coding sequence TTGATGAGGATTAAATACTTATATCAGCTGCTGCTGAGCCATGTCAGCATCTTGATTTTGGCCTTTTTCATCATCATTTCCCTGTTTTCGCATTTTGTGAAAGATTTTGCGTATCAAAACAAAGTGGATGAGCTGTCATCCTATGCCCAACAGATCACAAGTGAGCTGAACGGCCGCGATCTTGATCTGCGCCGTTTGTATCCCTATCAGGACATGTTAAAAACGCGCGAGACCCGGTTTATTATTTTTGATGAACATCAGCGGCCTTACTTTTTTCCTGATGATATGCCGCCGCGTGAGAAGCTCAAAAATAAAGAGTGGCACATGCTGAAGCAAGGCAAAACCGTTCAGATCAGAGCGGAGATGAACCGTTTTAATACGGAAGGCTTAGAAGTCTCGCTTGTCGCAAAGCCGCTTTTTATCAACGATCAATTTAAAGGCGCGGTGCTGCTCGTGTCTCCCGTCAGAGGGGTCGAGCAGATGATCAGCCAGGTCAACCGTTATATGTTTTACGCGATCATCAGCACCCTTATCATCACGATACTGTTAAGCTGGCTTCTATCTAAATTACACGTCAAACGGATTCAGACATTGCGGGATGCGACCGGAAAAGTGGCGTCCGGTGATTACGATATATCGCTTAAGAACAGCGGCGGTGATGAAATCGGCATGCTGGCGTCCGATTTCAATACGATGGCCCATAATCTGAAGCAATCGCGAGAACAGATTGACCGCCTTGAAAAGCGGAGGCGCCAATTTATCGCCGATGTTTCTCATGAACTGAGAACGCCATTGACGACCATTAACGGACTTGTGGAGGGACTCAACAGCAACACCATTCCCGAAAAAGATAAAGAGAAATGCTTCTCTCTGATCAGTGAAGAGACGAAGCGGATGCTCAGGCTCGTGAAGGAAAACTTGGATTATGAAAAAATCAGATCTCAGCAAATCAAGCTGGACAAGCTGAGTCTGCCGCTCATCGAAGTGTTTGAAATTATTAAAGAGCATCTCAATCAGCAAGCGGAGGAAAAACAAAATCGGCTCCGGATTCAAGTGGAGGCCGGCGTCAAAGTGTTCGCCGATTATGACAGGCTGATCCAGATTCTCGTCAACATTACGAAAAACAGCATTCAATTTACGCAAAACGGAGACATTACGCTGCGCGGCTATGAAGGCTATAAGGAAACGATTATTGAAATTGAAGACACCGGAATCGGTATTTCCAAAGAAGAAATCGAGCATATATGGGAGCGGTTTTATAAGGCGGACGTGTCACGAACGAATACGGCATACGGTGAATACGGTCTCGGCCTGTCCATCGTGAAGCAGCTCGTCGAACTGCACAAAGGCACGATAGACATTAACAGCGAAAAGGGACAAGGCACAACCTTTACAATCCGCCTTCCGCTGAACACGAAAAATGAATAA
- a CDS encoding ABC transporter permease has translation MKLRYLLLLLAVLACTSIFIGVEDLSPLDIFHLNKEQASTLFESRLPRLASIIIAGMSLSICGLIMQQISRNKFVSPTTAGTMDWARLGILISLMLFTSASPLVKMSIAFIFALAGNFLFMKILERIKFNDAIFIPLVGLMLGNIVSSIATFIAYKYDLIQNLSSWLQGDFSLVVKGRYELLYLSIPLVIIAYVYADKFTVAGMGESFSVNLGLKYKRVVNIGLIIVSLIASLVILTVGMLPFLGLIIPNMVSIYKGDNLRSSLPHTALLGAVFVLFCDILGRVIIFPYEISIGLMVGVIGSGIFLYMLLRRKAYES, from the coding sequence ATGAAGCTACGTTACTTACTTTTGTTACTGGCGGTATTGGCGTGTACTTCTATTTTTATCGGGGTAGAAGATTTGTCGCCGCTGGATATTTTTCATTTAAATAAAGAACAGGCAAGTACATTATTTGAAAGCCGGCTGCCGCGTCTGGCGAGCATTATTATTGCCGGCATGAGCCTGAGCATCTGCGGATTAATTATGCAGCAGATCAGCCGGAATAAATTTGTATCGCCGACGACTGCGGGAACGATGGACTGGGCGAGGCTCGGAATTTTGATTTCATTAATGCTTTTTACGTCAGCGAGTCCGCTTGTGAAAATGTCAATCGCTTTTATTTTCGCGTTGGCGGGAAATTTCCTTTTCATGAAAATCCTCGAGAGAATCAAGTTTAATGATGCGATTTTTATTCCTCTCGTCGGTTTAATGCTTGGGAATATCGTCAGCTCAATCGCCACGTTTATCGCATATAAATACGATCTGATCCAAAACCTGTCGTCTTGGCTTCAGGGGGATTTCTCATTGGTCGTTAAAGGCCGCTACGAGCTTTTATACCTGAGTATCCCGCTGGTGATCATCGCTTATGTGTATGCGGATAAGTTTACGGTGGCTGGAATGGGAGAGAGCTTTTCCGTCAATCTCGGCCTGAAATACAAACGCGTCGTCAATATCGGTCTGATCATTGTGTCGCTTATCGCTTCACTTGTGATTTTGACCGTCGGGATGCTGCCGTTTCTCGGTTTGATCATTCCGAATATGGTGTCGATCTACAAAGGGGACAACCTGAGGAGCAGCCTGCCTCACACAGCTCTGTTAGGTGCTGTTTTTGTGCTGTTTTGCGACATTTTGGGAAGGGTGATCATATTCCCGTACGAAATTTCCATCGGCCTGATGGTCGGTGTGATCGGCAGCGGCATCTTCCTGTATATGCTGTTAAGGAGAAAAGCATATGAGTCATAA
- a CDS encoding tetratricopeptide repeat protein, which produces MKSGLIPSSAVGQKINEWYRYIRTFSVPDAEILKAEIKQELDHMEPDSNLVLYYSLMEFRHQLMLDYLEPLEKLKIEDQPTLSEILDNIDNSQAGLKGLLDYYVNFFKGMFEFDKREFISAITYYKQAEKKLAFVSDHVERAEFYFKVAEAYYHMKQTYFSLIHIKNAYEIYVEQDTYNVRIIQCHFVFGVNLMDERRFEQAAKHFQHALQMAEKEQKAQLVGRALYNLGLCYYNQNRIDEAIPYFERAVDTFESQRIVNSLPQAYFLITLIYFKLGKKDKASEYHKRGYEYAKETDDPVYTVKFEWLQALYQAKPDEEKISACFRYLEDKNLYADIEDLALEAAKYYYEQNCFKISSDYFLKVEEARKQIQRSEGLYEIEI; this is translated from the coding sequence ATGAAGAGCGGGTTAATTCCTTCTTCAGCAGTCGGGCAGAAGATTAACGAGTGGTACCGATACATAAGAACATTCAGCGTGCCGGATGCAGAGATCTTGAAGGCCGAGATCAAACAAGAGCTTGACCATATGGAGCCTGATTCGAACTTAGTACTTTATTATTCCCTCATGGAATTTCGCCATCAGCTGATGCTGGACTATTTGGAGCCGCTGGAGAAATTGAAAATAGAAGACCAGCCGACCCTGTCGGAAATTCTCGATAACATAGATAACAGCCAGGCCGGGCTCAAAGGGCTTCTCGATTATTACGTCAACTTTTTCAAAGGCATGTTTGAATTTGATAAAAGAGAATTTATATCAGCGATTACGTATTATAAACAGGCTGAGAAAAAACTGGCCTTCGTATCGGACCACGTGGAGCGGGCGGAGTTTTATTTTAAAGTGGCCGAAGCTTATTATCATATGAAACAAACGTATTTTTCTTTGATACATATAAAAAACGCTTATGAAATTTACGTAGAGCAGGACACATACAACGTCCGGATCATTCAATGCCATTTTGTATTCGGCGTCAATTTAATGGATGAAAGACGTTTTGAACAGGCGGCCAAACATTTTCAGCACGCTCTGCAAATGGCCGAAAAAGAACAAAAAGCGCAGCTTGTCGGGAGGGCGCTGTATAACCTCGGACTGTGCTACTACAATCAGAACCGCATCGATGAAGCCATACCGTACTTTGAACGGGCAGTTGATACATTTGAATCACAAAGAATCGTCAATTCTCTCCCTCAGGCATATTTTCTAATCACACTTATTTACTTTAAACTCGGAAAAAAAGATAAAGCATCGGAATATCACAAGCGGGGATATGAATATGCTAAAGAAACAGACGATCCCGTTTACACGGTAAAATTCGAATGGCTGCAGGCTCTGTATCAGGCGAAACCGGATGAGGAAAAAATCAGCGCATGTTTCCGTTACCTCGAAGATAAAAATTTATACGCCGATATAGAGGATTTAGCACTAGAAGCAGCTAAATATTACTATGAACAAAATTGCTTTAAAATTTCTTCTGACTATTTTCTGAAAGTCGAAGAGGCAAGGAAACAAATACAAAGGAGTGAGGGTTTGTATGAAATTGAAATCTAA
- a CDS encoding aspartate kinase yields the protein MKVVKFGGSSLASGAQLEKVFQIVTADPARKAVVVSAPGKRFSNDTKVTDLLIRCAEHYLQKGAAPELAETVIERYAAIARELDLDISIIERIRSDLFALLNSCKTNPDRYMDAVKASGEDNNAKLIAAYFRRHGVKAEYVNPKEAGLFVTNEPGSAQVLPESYDHLYRLRNREGLIIFPGFFGYTKEHEIVTFSRSGSDITGSILANGLKADLYENFTDVDAVYSVNPSIVPHPKEINELTYREMRELSYAGFSVFHDEALIPAFRAGIPVQIKNTNNPDAKGTRVVSSRDNTNGPVIGIASDTGFCSIYISKYLMNREIGFGRKALHILEEEGLTYEHVPSGIDDITIILRHNQMDSELEQKLVTRLKQELQADEVTVRHNLALIMVVGEAMRHNVGTTARASKALSGAGVNIEMINQGSSEVSMMFGVKEEQEKHAVRALYDEFFAGVLLS from the coding sequence ATGAAAGTTGTAAAATTCGGAGGCAGCTCCCTAGCGTCAGGAGCCCAGCTTGAGAAAGTGTTTCAAATCGTGACGGCCGATCCCGCGCGGAAAGCCGTCGTCGTATCGGCGCCAGGAAAACGCTTCTCGAACGATACAAAGGTGACGGATCTGTTAATCCGCTGTGCGGAGCATTATTTGCAAAAAGGAGCAGCGCCCGAGCTTGCCGAAACGGTCATTGAGCGGTACGCCGCCATCGCGCGCGAGCTGGATCTGGATATCTCTATTATAGAAAGAATCCGCAGTGACTTATTCGCTCTCTTAAACAGCTGCAAAACCAATCCCGACCGGTATATGGATGCGGTGAAAGCGAGCGGCGAAGACAATAACGCGAAGCTGATCGCAGCCTACTTCCGCAGGCATGGCGTGAAAGCGGAATACGTAAACCCGAAAGAAGCGGGGCTGTTTGTGACTAATGAGCCCGGCAGCGCGCAGGTGCTTCCTGAGTCTTATGATCATTTATACCGTCTGAGAAACCGCGAAGGATTGATCATTTTTCCGGGATTTTTCGGATATACGAAGGAGCATGAGATTGTGACGTTTTCCCGGAGCGGTTCAGATATTACCGGCTCCATTCTCGCCAACGGCTTAAAAGCCGACCTGTATGAGAACTTTACCGATGTGGACGCCGTCTATTCCGTCAATCCGTCAATCGTGCCGCACCCTAAAGAAATTAACGAACTGACGTATCGGGAAATGCGTGAGCTCTCCTATGCCGGGTTTTCCGTTTTTCATGATGAAGCGCTTATTCCCGCATTTCGGGCCGGCATCCCCGTTCAGATTAAAAACACGAACAATCCCGATGCGAAAGGAACACGCGTCGTCAGCAGCCGTGACAATACGAACGGCCCGGTCATCGGCATCGCAAGCGACACGGGCTTTTGCAGCATTTACATAAGCAAATATTTAATGAACCGGGAAATCGGTTTCGGCCGCAAAGCCCTTCATATTTTGGAGGAAGAAGGATTGACGTATGAACACGTTCCATCCGGTATTGACGATATTACGATCATCCTTCGGCACAATCAGATGGACTCGGAACTGGAACAGAAGCTCGTCACCCGTCTGAAGCAGGAACTTCAAGCAGATGAAGTCACTGTCAGGCACAATCTGGCGCTGATTATGGTCGTCGGGGAAGCGATGCGTCATAATGTCGGCACAACCGCCAGGGCTTCCAAAGCGCTGTCGGGAGCCGGCGTCAACATCGAGATGATCAATCAGGGGTCATCGGAAGTCAGTATGATGTTCGGAGTGAAAGAAGAACAGGAAAAACACGCGGTGCGGGCACTGTATGACGAATTTTTCGCCGGGGTCTTACTCTCATAG
- a CDS encoding response regulator transcription factor: MKILMIEDNISVCTMTEMFFFKEGFEAEFVHDGVEGYQRFTEEDWDLVILDIMLPSMDGVTICRKIRETSSVPIIMLTAKDTESDQVIGFEMGADDYVTKPFSPLTLVARIKAVIRRYRATGQAVKSDDLIETACFSINKKTREVFLHGKSVENLTPKEFDLLFYLVQNPRQVFSREQLLEQVWGYQFYGDERTVDVHIKRLRKKLSSDEKPFLYTVWGVGYKFDED, translated from the coding sequence ATGAAGATATTAATGATAGAAGACAATATAAGCGTATGCACCATGACGGAAATGTTCTTTTTTAAAGAAGGATTTGAAGCCGAATTTGTCCATGACGGAGTGGAAGGCTATCAGCGGTTTACGGAGGAGGACTGGGATTTGGTCATTCTGGACATTATGCTTCCATCCATGGACGGAGTGACGATCTGCCGGAAAATAAGAGAGACGAGCAGTGTGCCGATTATTATGCTGACCGCAAAGGACACTGAGTCCGATCAGGTAATCGGGTTTGAAATGGGGGCCGACGATTATGTCACTAAGCCGTTCAGCCCGCTGACGCTTGTGGCGCGGATTAAAGCGGTGATCAGAAGATACCGGGCGACGGGGCAGGCCGTAAAAAGCGACGACTTGATCGAAACGGCATGCTTTTCAATTAATAAGAAGACGCGGGAAGTGTTTCTTCACGGAAAATCCGTCGAGAATCTGACGCCGAAGGAATTTGATCTGCTCTTTTATCTCGTACAGAACCCACGCCAGGTCTTCTCAAGAGAACAGCTGCTTGAGCAGGTGTGGGGCTATCAATTTTACGGTGATGAACGTACTGTTGATGTTCATATTAAACGGCTGCGTAAAAAACTGTCCAGTGACGAAAAACCGTTTTTGTACACTGTGTGGGGGGTAGGATACAAATTTGATGAGGATTAA
- a CDS encoding ABC transporter ATP-binding protein — MVEVKNVSKQYGGKVVLEKTSLSIQKGRLTSFIGPNGAGKSTLLSIMSRLIKTDSGEITVDGQEIGSCKSNDLAKKISILKQTNQINIRLTIKDLVSFGRFPYSQGKLTDEDWVHINQALSYMKLDDLKDKYLDQLSGGQCQRAFIAMIIAQDTDYIFLDEPLNNLDMKHSVEMMKLLKRLVEDFGKTVVVVIHDINFASVYSDHIVALKNGRIVKEGPAEEIIETSVLEEIYDMTIPIQEIDSQRIGVYFS, encoded by the coding sequence ATGGTAGAGGTCAAAAATGTAAGCAAACAATACGGCGGGAAAGTCGTCCTTGAGAAAACGTCTCTTTCCATTCAAAAGGGCAGGCTCACCTCGTTTATCGGTCCGAACGGCGCGGGAAAAAGCACGCTGCTGTCTATCATGAGCCGGCTGATTAAGACGGATTCCGGAGAAATCACGGTTGACGGACAAGAGATCGGGTCTTGCAAAAGCAATGATCTGGCGAAAAAAATCAGCATCCTGAAACAGACAAATCAAATCAATATCAGGCTGACGATTAAAGACCTGGTCAGCTTCGGACGATTTCCTTATTCTCAAGGAAAACTGACGGATGAGGATTGGGTGCATATCAACCAGGCACTCAGTTATATGAAGCTTGATGACTTAAAGGATAAATATCTCGATCAGCTCAGCGGAGGACAGTGCCAGAGGGCGTTTATCGCGATGATCATCGCTCAGGATACCGACTATATTTTTCTCGATGAGCCGCTGAACAATTTAGATATGAAGCATTCCGTTGAAATGATGAAGCTGTTGAAGCGGCTTGTGGAAGACTTCGGAAAAACGGTCGTCGTAGTGATTCACGATATCAACTTCGCATCAGTATATTCAGACCATATCGTTGCTTTGAAAAACGGCCGGATCGTCAAAGAAGGGCCGGCGGAGGAGATTATTGAAACCTCTGTGCTTGAAGAGATTTATGATATGACCATCCCGATTCAAGAGATTGACAGTCAGCGGATCGGTGTGTATTTTTCTTAA